The genomic segment CATCCACGTATTCCATCGCCATGAACGAATAGCCTTCGGCCTGGCCGGCGTCATGGACGCGCACGATATTCGGGTGAGTCAGCACACCGGCCAGATTCGTCTCGTGATGAAACCGCCGCAGGAAGTCCGGGTCGAACTGATAGGCCGGATGCAACACCTTCAACCCGATCGGGCGGTTCAGATTGGCCTGCTGCGCTTTGAAGACAACCGCCATCCCGCCGCGGCCGAGAATCGACACGACCTGGTACTGGCCCAGGGTCTGTCCAATTACGTCTTCAGCCCAATCGCGTTGGGCGTTCGCCGGTTGAGACATATCCATTCCTGATGAGCACCGGGCTATCGGGATGTCGCCACGGGGGTTGGGCTCAACCCGGCCAACGCTTGAGCCGCTTCGACGCCGCCTGGCTTGACGGCCAGCGCCGCCTGGTACTGCTGGATGGCGTCTCCCGGTCGTCCCTGCACCACTAAGTTCTGGCCGAAATTGTAGTGGGCCGCATATAGCTTCTCAACGATCAGCGTATTGGACTGGTCAATCGTGTTGGCCTGCTCCAGCAAGCGGATCGCCTCCGGCCAGTCGCGATCCCAGGCAGCATCCACGCGCGTCAACAAGTCCGCAACCTGTTCGGCGGGCGAGCGCGTCGGCGCCGGCGTCGGCTCGGCGCCGGGAACGCGCGCAAAGCGCATCGTCGCCTGGCCGTCGCTCGTTTCCAACTGCACCAGCGCGACCGGCGCACGCGCGTAGAATTGACGCAAGCCTCGGTTGACGCCGTCAGACAGGATGCCGCCCACCACATAGGGCGTGACGCCATTCACGCGCTCAAGCCGCAATTGTGGCGCGCCGCTTTCAAGGTACAGGCGAGCGTCAAGGGCAACCAGTGTGTTGAGTAGTTTCGCCGATACGACCACGGCGTTGGCCGATCGGATGTGCACGACAGGGTCTTGCAACGTCTCGAAAGCGTAGGTCTTCAGTTCGGCGCCGATGAGTGATTGCAACCACTGATCGTCAACGACGATCGACCGGTCGACGTCAACGGCCACAGCCTTCCAATTCAGTGGATAATTGGCGATCGCCTTCTCGGCGACATCGGCGACGACGTACGACAGCGCAACGATCACGATAGTGCCAAGGATCACGGAGACGATAGCTAGAGCGGCCATCAATTGCAGCATCCATTTCGAAACGGTCATCAACAAGCCCAGGCTGAAGCGCGTGGCGCGCACGGTGCCCTTCCGCGCCAGGGCGCCAAGTCGTGAAGGCGTAAATACCCCGTCGGCTGCTGCGCGATCGACCCGCGCAGGCGCCGCAAGCCCCGGCGCGCCGAGTTTGACTTTGCGCAATGCGGCCGCGAACTCGCCGGCCGTGCGATAGCGCTGCGCGCGGTCCTTCGCCAGCGCGCGCGCGACGACGCGTTCGAGCTCGCCCGGCACGCGCGGGTTCAACTGCCGGAGCGGCGGCGGCGGGTCATAGACCTGCTGGTGCAAGACCGCCAGCGGCGTGTCCGCCCGAAACGGCGGTTGGCCGGCCAGCAACTCGTAGCATACAATGCCCAGCGAGTATACGTCGCTCCGCCCATCCACTGCAGCGCCCGTGATCTGCTCTGGCGACATGTAGGCCGGCGTGCCGATCACCGCGCCGGTCTCGGTATACTGTGTGGCCTCCGCGATCTTGGCAATGCCGAAGTCAGTCAGCAACGCACGCCCATCCTCGGTCAGCAGGATGTTGCCCGGCTTGATATCACGATGGACTACACCGTGGGCATGAGCATAGTCCAACGCGTCGGCCACCTGGGCGATAATGGCCAGCGCGTTGGCCATCGGCAGTCCGCGCTTCAGCGCGTCGTGCAGGCTGCCGCCTTTGATGTAGTCCGTGACGATATACTGAACGCCGTGCACGCGATCTTCGCCGAAGTCATGGATCGGCACGATATGAGGATGCGTCAGTTGTGCGACGGCCTTCGCCTCGCGTTCGAAGCGCTGGCGGAACACGTCTTCATCGGCGTGTTTGCCGCTCAACACTTTGATGGCGACATCCCGATTGAGCGACGGCTGGTGCGCGCGGTAGACTGCGGCCATCCCGCCCTCGCCGACGCGCTCCACGATCTGGTACGTGCCGATTTCCTGCCCAATCAGTTCCATGACGGCCTTTGCCCCGCTGGCATCACGCCAAGATGCCGAAGGTCTGCTACACTCGTTTGAACACCAACTCCACATTACCCATGGTGATGCGGTCGCCGTTTTGCAGCGGATGTCTTCCTTCTACGCGCCGCCCATTCACCACGGTCGGGTTGGTCGAAGCCAGATCATATAGATAGAACTGGCCGCCTTCGAGTCGCACTTTGGCCTGGTCGCGACTGACCGATTGGTCGTCAAGCACCACGTCATTCTTCTGACCGTCCCGGCCGATCGTCGCTTCTGCAGCCAATGGAAATCTCTGCGTGCTCGTCGAGCCCTTGGTGACAACCAGGTACGCCAGTGGCGCTTCCTGCCGATTAAGCACGACGGTCTTGGCCGGACTGCTGGGCGCTTGCGAACCGCCGCCCGTGTAGCGGGTGTCTGCCGGAGGGGTTGGAGCAGTCGAAGGAACGACCAGCGGCGTGACCAGTCTCCCGGACGTCTCGCCGGACGACGCCGGAATTGGCCCGGGGTCATACACGGTCTCTGGTACAAACGTGCGGCGACGCATCATGAGGAATACGAAGACCAGCACCATGGCGACCAGGGCGATGACGAACAAGATCAATGCCAGGCTGAGCGGCTCCCCGGCCACTTGGACGGAAACCGGCTTGCTCTCACCCGTCTTGCCGGTGCTGTCGCTGATGCGCGCGGTGAGCGAATGCGTGCCGGTGTACTTGGTCGTATCCCAGACGAACAGGTCAAACGGCGCCTGGTCACGCCGGAATACTTCGTTGCCGTCTACCATCAATGCCGTGGACGCGACCGGATTCTTGGCGCAGATCTGCGGCGTCAGCGTGATCGGCAGTGACCGGCTCACCGTCTGTCCTTGTTTCAAGGGCAGACTGATGGCCGGTGTCTCGGGCGGCGTCGCTTTGATCGCGGTGAAACTGCTGGCATTGCCCAGCTTGGACTCAAAGGTTACCTGCAGGTTGTATTCGCCGTTGTCGCACGGCGCCTTTGAGGCGTAGCGGATGACATACTGGCGCCGTAATGTCGTCAGCAGGTTCGCGAGGAAAGGCGTCCACTCATCGTCCTTCTCCACCAAGCGGATGCGCTCAGCGTCGAGGGTGAGTTTCATCAGCTCGGGTGCGGCCAGCGCTTTGTTCAGGCCGATGACGAAGACGGGAATGCGCCGCTGGGAAGCCGCGCCGCCCACCTCGGTACACAGGTTGCCGGCCGTCGACGTGGTATCGTCGGCGGCGACGATCAGCAGGACGGCGCGCTGCCCCGTGCGGTTGGCCGTGGTATTGACGGCCTTGTCCACTGCAGCGCACGTGGGCACCGCGCTGTCATTGAAATTCGCTACGCCCGCCAGATAGGCACCCAATGCGATTTTGTCGCTGGTGAAACTGCGCTCTTTCACGTCATCCGGACCGACTTTGACGTCGCCCGAAAAACCGATGATCTCAATTTCGTCCGTCGACGCTGCCTGGTCAATCAATTTCTGCACGATGCGGGTGGCCATCTTCAGGCGGGTGTCGCCGCCGACGGTCTCGCTCATGCTCTTGTCTAGCGCCAGCGCCACGCCGATCGAGAGTTGCGTATCGGCGTCTGACTGCGGTGTAACCGAGACTAACTCGACGGGCGATCCGCTCTCGACGAGTTTGAAGCTGGCGGCGGTGAGATCCGGCACGGGCACATTGTTGGTCCCGTTGGCCTGTACCCAGACCTTCATATTCGGGAACTCGCTCGAATCGCTGCGCACGATGCGCAAGACCGCCTGCCCCTGGGTAAAGGCGGCCAGCGGCGCAAGCGCGAGCAGCAGGCCCAATGTGAACGCAATGGTCAAACGCAGTTGACGCTGTGGGTTCATGCTGAACTCCTTCGTTGGTCTCGCACGGAAGCTAGGCGCGCGTGGAGCGCTTCATGAGCATGGCACCGGCGATGGCGCCGACGCACAGGTTGATGACAGCCACGATGACTGCCATGGCGGCCGTGGTCTTCTCTGTGTAATTAAGGTACGACACGACGGCCAGGGTCGTCGCGCCGCTCACTGCCGAGAGCAACACCACGAGCAGGACGAGCGACCGCCCCGGCGCGGGCCGCCGGCGTGGCGCGGCGGAGGCGGGTTGACTGCGCACGGCGTTGCGGCCGACCGGAAGCGTATCATGCTGGGCGACCGGCGCGGCCGGTTGTGGCGCGCTGCTGAAGACGACCGGCGACTGGGGGCCGGCGCCGTTGGCCTCCAGGCGCGCCGCGAGGGCGGTCACGTTGTCAGGCCCGCCGCGCTGATTCGCGAGCGCGACCAGGCTGTTGCAAATCGCCTGGGGCTCTTTCTGCGCCACGATCGCCTGCTGGATTTCGGCGTCATTGACCATCGTGGTCAGGCCATCGGTGCACAGGAAGAGGTAATCACCGGCCTGTACCGCATGGATGCTGCGATCCACCCGAAGAGCCGCGCCCGCGCCGATGGCCTGTGTCAAGACATTGCGGGCCTCGCCCTCGGAGTGATCGTCGTGCGTCAGCGCCCGCAGGGCGCCGCTTCGGAACAGATAGGCGCGACTATCGCCCACATGCCCGATGAACACTCGCTGACCGGAAAAGAGCGCGATTGTGCCGGTGGAGCCCATCCCACGCATGCCCTCGGAACCGGCGGCCTTCACTTGCAGTTGCTCGCTGAGCGCTTCCAGCACATCCTTGAGAACCGCGGCAAAATAGTCATCTCGCTCAAGGCTATAGTCGGCGATGGTACGGTATTCTCGGGAAGAACGGAACAAGCGCAACAGATTCTCCACGACGAATGCGCTGGCGACCTCGCCAGCCTGATGCCCGCCCATGCCGTCGGCCACCACGAACAACGCATCGACTTCCGGCGCTCCGGGCGGGGCCAGCAGGATGCCGTAGTTGTCCTCGTTCAGCGCGCGCACGCGCCCCGGATGCGTCAGATGCCCGAGCCGGTAGTTCAAGCGGCATCTCGGATGTGCATGAACGACATCGTTTGTTCCGCGAACTTGATATTATCGCCGTCAGTCAGCGGCGCCGGCCACTTGCCTTCGACCTTCTTCCATTCACCACTGGCGCGATCTTTGACGAATGTGCCGTTGGCGCTCGCGAGGTCCCACAAATAGAACTCACCGTTCTCAAGCCTGATCTTGGCATGTCGTCCCGACACGTGGCTGTCCTCGAGAATAACCTCATTGTCCTTCGCTTCGCGACCGATCGCCGTCACATCTCGCAGGTCATACGTCTTGCCGTGGCGCGGCCCGCCTCGCATGACCAGATACGCCAGCGGGCGCGGCGGCTTATTAGTCTCCAGTATCACAGTATGACTCGAGTCACCCGATCGGTTGACGGCCCGTATTTCATCGGTGGGCGGCTCGGACGATTGCCGCGTCTGCTGTGTGGTCGGCTCGGCCGCCGGCTGCGCAGTGGCGCCCAAACCCGACTGCGGGGTAGCGCCAGCGGGTGTGGTGGGGTAGTTGTAGGCTTGCTGTGAATAGCCGCCTTGCTGTGTCGCTCTACTTGCCCAGGCCGTCGAGTCCATTGGGGACTGCTGGCGCGCGTAGAACAGGTAGGCAATCAACCCGATAAGCGCCACGACACTGGCGAGGATGCCAAGGTAGGACAACGGCTCGTAGGCGTTCTTCAGGCCGGCCATCATGTCCGGCGTGACTTTGAACAGCAGCGACGGTATAACCAGAATCGTGGTCACGACGACGATCACCTTCCACAGCGTTGCATCGAGACCGCGGTTCGAGGAATCATAAAACACGGCAAACGCAGCCAACAGACTGACCAGGAATCCGGCAAACACGCCCCAATCTCTCCAAACGGCGAGTACTTGCTGTAGGTCCATGGACGGTTCTCCTCGTGAAATGGTTAGTCAAGCACGCCCGGGATACTCTCCCGGAACTTATACTCGTTTGAACACCAGCACCGTTTGGCCGATCTCGATCCGGTCGCCATCCTTAAGGTCCTGCTTGGTAATACGTTCGCCGTTCAGCTTGGTGCCGTTCGTGCTGGCCAAGTCGATGGCGTAGAAACGTGACTCCTGCTCCTGGCCCTTCTTCACGGCGCCTTCGAGCCGAATGCACAGGTGCCGGCTGGAGATGGCCGGATCGTCGAAGATGACGTCGGCATCGCTCCCCGTGCCAATGAAGGAACCGCGCGCGTCGACCTTCAAGCGGAACGGGCGGCCCCGGGCGGCGCCTTTGACCACGACGACGAACGCCCAAATATCGGGGGTGTCGTTGTCGAGCAAAATCGTATCGGTGGCGCGCTCGCTGCGCCAATCGTCCGGCGCGGCCCGGCGCGTGGAGCCCCCGGCGGCGCCCGTGCGGATCGTCGGGTTATCGTCGTATGCACTCACGAACGCCTCCGCGGCGTCTTGAAGACGAACACCGTGTCGCCAACCTTGATCTCGTCGTCGTCCAACAACATCTGGCCGTTGCGCGTCAGCAGTTCACCGTTCACATAGGTGTGATTGCGGCTTGCCAGGTCATAGAGACGAAACTGGCCGTTTTCGTAATTGATCTGTGCGTGTTGCTTGGAAACGCTATCGTCATCGAGCACGATGTTGCATCCAGCCCCGTCGCGCCCCACCGTGTTTTTCCCCGCGCCGAGCTTGTAGTGGCGCCCCTTCTGGTTGCCGCGCGCTACGAGCAACGTGCCCATGACAGGCACACTATCGTCAATGACCCGAGTGGGATCGAGACGCTTGGAAAGCGGCGCCGGGGTAATCGGCGTCACTGGGTCGGTACGCATATCCGTGGACGGAAGCGAGGGACGGTATGTCACCGTTTCATCTTCGACGCCGGGACCGACTTGATCGCGCCGTGTGTAATAGCCGATAGCGCCGATCAGGGCTGCGACAAGTCCCGCAAAGCCGAGGTAGAAGAAGAGCGGCACGTTGCCCATGCCGGTCAACACGCCGGCAACCAGTTCGAGCGGATTCCCGAATTTCAGGAACAGTGATGGCAGAACGAGGACGGCGCCGCCGATCGTCAGCATTCGCCAAGTCGTCGGATCCGGGCCGCCCGCGCTCTGCTGCGAGTCGAGATACACCCACGCAGCGGCGCCGATCGACAATAAGGCGGCCAGCAACGCGCCCCAGTCGTACCACCACGCCATCAGTTGTATCATTTGCAATCCGTTCATGGGCATTCCTCCTTGTGCTTATGAGAAATTGGGACCGGATGCGAACATGCCGCTTTCGAAGCGCAGGGTCGTGCTTCCGATCTGGATTTGGTCTCCCGATCGCAGGATCGCTGGTTCGTAGATGCGGTCGCCGTTCACGAACGTTCCATTACGCGAGCGCAGATCTTCAATAACAAAGCGCCCGGCCTGGAAGGTCAGCCGCGCATGATCACGGGAAATCTGGCTGTCCATGGCATCAATATCACGCCGGTGCAGCACCACCGCGCCGTCACCCAGCGCGATGCGCAGTCCGGTTTGCGGCCCGTCGACAACCAGTAGATGATGCGTGTGGGCTGCACGCCGAGCATTGCCAGGCTGATTGTCCGCTGTCACCGGCGGCAAGCTCAGGGCCATGCTGGGGTAATAGCCAAGGTCTTGCGCCATTTGCATGGCGTTCGTATATCGTTGGTTAGGGTCCTTGCTGATGGCGCGCATTACGACCTGCTCCAGATGCGGCGGGATCGACGGGTTGAATGTGCTCGGCGGCGGGGGAGGCGTCATCAGATGCTGGCTAACCACGGCGAGCGGCTCCCCTGTGAACGGCGGCCGCCCGGCAAGCATCTCATACAAGACGATGCCCGCCGAATAGACGTCGGTACGGGCGTCGAGATCTTCCTGCCCGCCCCGCGCTTGTTCGGGGGACAAATAGTATGGGGTGCCGATTATTTTGCCGTCGGAGGTCTGCGTGACATGTGACGTGATACGCGCAATGCCGAAATCGATAATCTTGACACCAACGCGGGCATCAATCATTAGGTTTTCAGGCTTGATATCTCGATGCACCACTTGGGCCGTACGGTATGCATAATCCAAGCCTTCACAGACTTGTCCTATTATGATAACTGCCTGATCAAACGGGAGCGGCCTGTACGGAATCAAGCGAGAACGCAGAGACCCGCCATCAACGTACTCCATGGCAATATAAAATGTGTCCTGATAGGTGTCCCTATACGTGCCGAATCTGTATACACGCGCGATATGGGGGTGATTCAGCTTTTGACCGATCTTGGCCTCACTAGCGAACTTGTTTCGAATGTAGTCGTCTGTTTGTTTCAATACTTTGACGGCCGCCACCTGGCCGTTCCGTCTCGAGATGCCCTTGAAAACGACCGACATCGCTCCCGAGCCGATCTGCTCGACAATCTGGTATTCGCCGATCTGTCCCTGGGGATGCGCCGGGGGATCGCCTGCGGGAGGCCGCTGAGGCGACTGCGGTCCGGTACCTTGATTCGGCTCCGCCGTATTTCCGTGGTCACCCGCACGCTGGAACACAAAGCGCGCAGGCCCGATCTCGACTTGATCGCCGGACTTCAACGGTGATCTAAAGATGCGTTGACCGTTGACATAGGTGCCGTTACGGCTGTCGCGATCAGTCAGCAGATACTGCCCACGCTCGAACACGATGATGGCGTGTTTGCGCGAGACGAAGTCGTGCTCGATGTTGATCAGATTGCCCGGGCCGCGCCCCACCGCCATCGCCTTTCGAGTCAACGGGATTTGCCTGCCGCTGCCATCCGTCAAGAACGCGCCGGGCACGGAGCGCGGAGGGCTCCCGGCACCACGTGGCGGTCTGGAGGTCAAGGCCATCACGAAGAAGGCAATGACGATCGCGCCCATCATCACTATGAAAAGAGCGTTGGTATCCATAAGTCACTGTGCTATGACGTTGCTATGAAAACTCGTGCAAGGCAGACGTTGATGGGACTACTCAACGCGTGCCGTTCGCCGTTCCCATGGGACGCCTTTTGGTGGCACAAGGTGGGTTCGCAGTCCTTCGGCCCGATTGCCATGCACCTTCCGAATTACGCTTGGTCGATTTCCAACGCAAGATCAGCGACCTCGCGAACTTCAAGTGCGCTCAGACTAACAAATCGCTCCAAGTCCTTGCGCCGCACCCGCCACCCGCGTCCCACCTTGCAGGCCGGCAAGCGACCGTCCGAGCACCAGCGCCAGACCGTCGTTCTGCTCACCTTGAGGTAGTCAGCCACTTCCTGAACGGTCATCAACTGATCCATGGTCCGCCTCCTGCGCGGGTATACACTCAGCGCTACCGGCTAACCTGTACTGTCCTCTAGCAGTTGCACCATCGCCTCAATCGCCTGCCTGCGGTAGCGATAGAAGGTACGCGGCGATATGTCTAAGCGTTCAGCCACCGCGCCATTAGTCTCCCCGCGCACATAGCAGTAGAACAGAATATCGTGGTAGTATTTTTCACGACTTAGGTGGCCATTAGGTTCCGGCATTCGTAGTTCGCCGATGCATTCTTGCATAAACTGACTAAAGATTCTTCCGCGAGCGAGGAACGATGTGGGTCTGGAGGATTCAGTCGGCATCCGGCGCATTGCTACACCGACAAGCGGGTGCCTGCCCAGGTAGGCGTGGTCCCACAGATGTTCGAGGGCAGATTCGACGAGAGCGTACGAATCCAACATGGCTTGCTCGCGAGATCAACGTGCGCTGTATGCGGCGGCCTGAGTGCGACTGTGAATCGAGCAATGAGACGTGTTGCATGAACCGCTATGAGCGGCCAATGACTGCTATTATGCACAGTTGGGCGACAAATACAATGCCCTTTCCGCCACAAATGTGCCATCTTTATGCCATTCCAGATCCGTCCGCTGCGGCTTTTCGGCGACCAGGGGGACAGGTCCTCAACGCGGCACGGTGCCAAGGCTCTTCCGTGCGTTTCCCGAAGCACATCTCCCTGGCGACGCACACGACGTCGGCGCGCCCGATGTCGATCGCCTTCAGCGAGTCGGGGTAGCGCTGCGCGACCGCTCGGCGGGGTAGCAGCTAAACTCACGCTTCGTGCCGTCCAGAACGGCTAACATGAAATTGCTGATATGGCGGCCGAGGAACGCGGCTGCCCCATCGTGGTCGTGCCGCACCATCGCCTGTGCGATCTCAAGGGGACGCGGGTACGCGCGGTCGGTCAAACACGGCAACAGATTACGCACTACGTATTCGTCGATGTTTACGCGTTCGCTCACTCGAATTGACGTCCATTGCTACTGTTCTATAATGCACTCCAGCCCGGTTCGCTTACATGGCACCCGCTCAAACCGCCGGCTCATTGACCGCCCACGACACCCATGCCGTTGGATCCCAACAACGCCCGCGCAGTCGTACGCGAGGTGCTGGTAGTGTTTTGCCAGAACGAGGCGCCCGACTGGGCGGCCGATCTCGACGCGCACGCTGATTGGCTTGCCGGACGGCTGGCACCCAACCTTGTCAACCAGCGACCACAGAAGCTGGCGGGACTACCCCGAACGAGCGTGCTGGATGCATCGCGCCTGCGCGACTATGTACACGTGATGGTGCGCTGTTACCACGCGCACCTGGGACAGATCCAGCAACTGGCACGGCGCGACAGCAACGCCTGGCAGGCGCTCTACGACGACCTGAAGGCAGTCGCCTATCTCCGCTACCTGACGGTCGGCATGAGCTCCGAGCGTGCACAACAGGAAGCCGAGGACGTCGCTAGCGCCGCCTGCGGGCGCATTTACGAGAGCCAGTATCCGTGCGATACGCCATTCACGGCCTGGGCGCGGCGGATCGTGATCAACGTCATCCACGGCCGTGGCCGCTCGACCGACATCTACGACCGCTCGCCAGGCAAACTGGTTTCGCTCGATGCCGCGCCGCGTGACGGGATCGACATGCCGCTGCACGAGGAGATTGTCGACCCGGGCGCGGAGACGCCGTTCGAGGATCTGGAGCAGACCGATGCGCTGCTGCGGTCGATTAGCACGCTGGCCAGCCCGGCGGAGCGCACGGTGATGATGAGCACACTGGACGGCATGGACGACAAGGATATCGCGGCGCTGCTCGGCAAGACGGTGGGCAACGTGCAGACGATCCGCAGCCGGGCACAAACGCGCCTGCGCGAGCTACGAAATGGTTGAAAGCAACTCATGGTTTCCTGCATTAGTCTAGTAGCGATGGCAGATTGTGAATTCGACAGATAATCCGCAACTAGAATCGGACGACAAATCCGAGGAGTGGCTGGCACGCTGGCGCAAGCAGATCCGTGAGCCCGGCGCAGCGCGCGACCGCCTGCGCAACCTGGCGGCTGCGCTCGACGCCGACGCGGCGGGCCATGGCGAAGACTCGACGTGCAGTGCGCTGGCCGAGACGCTGGCGGATTTCGCCGCCGCGATCGCGCACGGCGCGGACCCGGCCTGGCGTGACCCCGAGCTCGAAGCACACCTGCGCACCTGCGCGCGTTGCCAATTCGACCTGCGAGCGCTGATCGGCGAACCCGTGCCGCCGGCCCCGCCCGGCGGTCACCCGGTTCTGCCGATCGCGCCGGCCGAGATCACGCCGCGACCGCGTCTGCTGAGCCCGGGACGCGGCCTGGTTGTGCGTTTCAATCCGGCTTTTATCGCGGCACGCTTCCAGCAACCGGCTGCATTCGCCGCGCGGGGCGACGAGGCCACCGCTTCGTGGCTGACCCTGCTGGCCGAGTCGCTGAGTGTCGAGTCAGACCACTGGAACATCCGCGTGCAGGCCGAGCAACCCGCACGCGCACATGCCCGCCTCGCGTTCTGCATCACAGTCAGCGGCGACCCGCAGCCCGCGCTGCGCGTACGGCTTACCTGGGGTGACGTGACGCTCAGCCGTAATGCCGATCCCGACGGCCGCGCCAACTTTGACGACCTGCCGGCCGCGGTCGTGATGGCGCCGCTACCCCATGTGTGGCTTGACATTGAAGCGCTGAGCGACTAAGCCCGTTCGTGATGTCATCCGCGCTGTACGCCGCCGCGCGCGACGTCGCAGCCGGCACGCGCACGCTCGCCGCCGTGCTGGCCCGTTCGACGGGCGACTGCGAGGCCGATGCCGCCTGCGCGCTGCAACTCGCGATCGTTGCCAACTTTACCGATCACCTCAATGAGGCCGTCGACGTCGCCCGCGTCGTGCTGGAACTGACCGGAAGCGATGCAAGTGCGGAGGCGGTGCTGGCCGAAGCGCAAGCCGATGCCACCTTATCCGATCCGCTGCTGACGGCACACGCGGAGTTCGTACGCGGGCTAGTCGCGTTCCGATCCAATCACCATACCGTCTCAGTTGAGCAATTTGAGAAAGCGGCCCGGCTGTTTGGAGATGCCAGCGCCGATCTCGACGCAGCTGGCGCGAGACAGCC from the Chloroflexota bacterium genome contains:
- a CDS encoding sigma-70 family RNA polymerase sigma factor yields the protein MPLDPNNARAVVREVLVVFCQNEAPDWAADLDAHADWLAGRLAPNLVNQRPQKLAGLPRTSVLDASRLRDYVHVMVRCYHAHLGQIQQLARRDSNAWQALYDDLKAVAYLRYLTVGMSSERAQQEAEDVASAACGRIYESQYPCDTPFTAWARRIVINVIHGRGRSTDIYDRSPGKLVSLDAAPRDGIDMPLHEEIVDPGAETPFEDLEQTDALLRSISTLASPAERTVMMSTLDGMDDKDIAALLGKTVGNVQTIRSRAQTRLRELRNG